Proteins encoded together in one Bosea sp. (in: a-proteobacteria) window:
- a CDS encoding aldolase/citrate lyase family protein — MGAWLSIPDPFLAEILAHQGFDYLCVDTQHGLIGPDRMPDLVRAIGLRGVIPFVRVPSNNPADIMKALDAGARAVVVPLVNNQAEAQRAAEACRYPPTGTRSFGPIRARYSQGPSLDELNNVACIVQVETAAGMDNVEAIAATPGVDGIYIGPSDLALAYGESPSHPDCHKSMATRIERIRKVCADNNIASGIHCIEGNMSARYRRAGFELITVLVDSVHAARTASAELRLAREA; from the coding sequence ATGGGCGCGTGGCTCAGCATCCCCGATCCGTTCCTGGCGGAGATATTGGCGCATCAGGGCTTCGACTATCTCTGCGTCGATACCCAGCATGGCCTGATCGGCCCCGATCGGATGCCGGACCTGGTGCGCGCCATCGGGCTGCGGGGCGTCATCCCCTTCGTGCGGGTGCCGTCGAACAATCCCGCCGATATCATGAAGGCGCTCGACGCCGGCGCCCGCGCGGTGGTCGTGCCGCTGGTCAACAACCAGGCCGAGGCCCAGCGCGCCGCCGAGGCGTGCCGCTACCCGCCGACCGGCACGAGGTCGTTCGGCCCGATCCGCGCGCGCTACAGCCAGGGCCCGTCGCTCGATGAGCTGAACAACGTCGCGTGCATCGTCCAGGTCGAAACGGCCGCCGGCATGGACAATGTCGAGGCGATCGCCGCAACCCCGGGCGTCGACGGGATCTATATCGGGCCGAGCGATCTCGCTTTGGCCTATGGCGAATCGCCAAGCCATCCCGATTGCCACAAGAGCATGGCGACAAGAATTGAACGGATCCGCAAGGTTTGCGCGGACAACAACATCGCATCCGGCATTCACTGCATCGAAGGCAATATGTCGGCGCGCTATCGACGCGCCGGTTTCGAGCTCATCACCGTCCTTGTCGACTCCGTTCACGCCGCACGCACGGCATCGGCCGAACTGCGGCTCGCCCGCGAAGCTTGA
- a CDS encoding methyltransferase domain-containing protein: MSSTVRHRPPRAPSLASRLGQSRVATRIEGEVRVTAADLVDRVAEAKLKVAAARYKVEDEVRSTAEKFKSRVSEAKAKLGDEARFIKSWIDDPRRTGSVTPSGPALARRMASFVDPAQAGPVIEIGPGTGPVTEALIERGIDESRLILVEYSPEFCELLRKRFPRARVVQGDAYALPVTLAGHLDEKAIALVSSLPLFNRPPATRAALARAAFPLLIDGAPFIQFTYSVISPIPRKGSGLKAFVSDWVLRNIPPARVWVYRQMR; this comes from the coding sequence ATGTCTTCGACGGTTCGTCATCGCCCACCGCGCGCCCCCTCGCTGGCGAGCCGTCTCGGGCAATCCCGCGTCGCGACGCGGATCGAGGGCGAGGTGCGCGTCACCGCCGCCGATCTCGTCGACCGCGTGGCCGAGGCGAAGCTGAAGGTGGCGGCCGCCCGCTACAAGGTCGAGGACGAGGTCCGCAGCACGGCGGAGAAATTCAAGAGCCGGGTCAGCGAAGCCAAGGCGAAGCTCGGCGACGAGGCGCGCTTCATCAAATCCTGGATCGACGATCCGCGCCGGACCGGCTCGGTCACGCCGTCCGGCCCGGCGCTGGCGCGGCGGATGGCCTCGTTCGTCGATCCCGCGCAAGCCGGCCCGGTGATCGAGATCGGCCCCGGCACCGGCCCCGTCACCGAAGCGCTGATCGAGCGCGGCATCGACGAAAGCCGGCTCATCCTGGTCGAATACAGCCCCGAATTCTGCGAATTGCTGCGCAAGCGCTTTCCCCGGGCGAGGGTGGTGCAGGGCGATGCCTATGCGCTGCCGGTGACGCTGGCGGGCCATCTCGACGAGAAGGCGATCGCGCTGGTCTCGAGCCTGCCGCTGTTCAACCGCCCGCCCGCCACCCGCGCGGCGCTGGCGCGGGCGGCGTTCCCGCTCCTGATCGACGGCGCGCCCTTCATCCAGTTCACCTATTCGGTGATCTCGCCGATTCCGCGCAAGGGCTCGGGGCTCAAGGCCTTCGTATCGGACTGGGTGCTGCGCAACATCCCGCCGGCCCGGGTCTGGGTCTACCGGCAGATGCGGTGA
- a CDS encoding sensor histidine kinase, with protein sequence MALLVAIVVPIACASAFAAYATYRAATAAIAAAQVRAVDDFAVRTRVWYRGAARALLTFGAMASERGLDGADCTDAGLQAMERSDGFRAFLLRDAEGRICAGSLDAGVTAEMLAAVAGQLSTRLAVPTWNGADLGTMHYDQVTLGAQRYLTVLVSPPPSARGSLRQALLLTAPQLLENVFDLGDDGQVLNVALVGRDAAVIASRGNEGNVTWLPRAPRIPQVHARWTAPSRAGDESVYAARTVAGPDFYIVASFDDRPARAARLQFVVLFLAPLLTLALLCLVWLRAIDKHCLRWLRGIETAARTRTAANRARASVAEGMPSDIRSVAEAFNAMVEEQEVRQRRLQTALDDNRFLVRELHHRVKNSLQVVQSYIGLSKRDHRDEARLALADAECRVHVLSAAYRFTLADGEMQPVRVDLFLDDVVTMISNLIRSRDQRVTSRIETAATLSVDRIIPLGFLVADVASRALRGTPGVRIVLEVVDVADGAIEVSLEVDREIRHSEPPRLFVGLLAQIEAVQTQQPHGRVLGRWRIDHA encoded by the coding sequence TTGGCTCTGCTGGTCGCGATCGTCGTGCCGATCGCCTGCGCTTCGGCCTTCGCGGCCTATGCGACCTATCGGGCGGCGACCGCCGCGATCGCGGCGGCGCAGGTCAGGGCGGTCGATGATTTCGCGGTGCGCACCCGCGTCTGGTACCGGGGCGCCGCGCGCGCGCTCCTCACCTTCGGCGCCATGGCGAGCGAGCGCGGGCTCGACGGGGCAGACTGCACGGATGCCGGCCTCCAGGCGATGGAGCGGTCCGACGGTTTCCGCGCCTTCCTGCTGCGCGATGCCGAGGGGCGCATCTGCGCCGGATCGCTCGATGCCGGCGTCACCGCCGAGATGCTCGCCGCCGTCGCCGGACAGCTTTCCACCCGGCTCGCGGTCCCGACCTGGAACGGGGCCGATCTCGGCACGATGCATTACGATCAGGTGACGCTGGGCGCCCAGCGCTATCTCACCGTGCTGGTCTCGCCGCCGCCTTCGGCGCGCGGCAGCCTCAGGCAGGCGCTGCTGCTCACCGCGCCGCAACTGCTCGAGAACGTCTTCGATCTCGGCGACGACGGCCAGGTCCTGAACGTCGCGCTGGTGGGGCGGGACGCCGCCGTCATCGCCAGCCGCGGCAACGAGGGCAACGTCACATGGCTGCCGCGGGCGCCTCGCATCCCGCAGGTCCACGCGCGCTGGACCGCGCCGAGCCGCGCCGGGGACGAGAGCGTCTACGCCGCCCGCACCGTCGCCGGGCCGGACTTCTACATCGTCGCGAGCTTCGACGATCGGCCGGCCCGGGCGGCCAGGCTGCAATTCGTCGTGCTGTTCCTCGCGCCGCTGCTGACGCTCGCCCTTCTATGCCTCGTCTGGCTCCGGGCGATCGACAAGCACTGCCTGCGCTGGCTGCGCGGCATCGAGACGGCGGCGCGGACGAGAACCGCGGCCAACCGGGCTCGCGCCTCGGTGGCGGAGGGCATGCCCAGCGACATCCGCAGCGTCGCGGAAGCGTTCAACGCCATGGTCGAGGAGCAGGAGGTCCGGCAACGCCGACTCCAGACCGCGCTCGACGACAACCGCTTCCTCGTCCGCGAACTGCACCACCGGGTCAAGAACAGCCTGCAGGTGGTGCAGAGCTATATCGGCCTGAGCAAGCGCGATCATCGCGACGAGGCGAGGCTCGCGCTCGCCGACGCCGAATGCCGGGTGCATGTGCTGTCGGCGGCCTATCGCTTCACGCTCGCCGACGGCGAGATGCAGCCGGTGCGCGTCGACCTGTTCCTCGACGACGTCGTCACGATGATTTCCAACCTCATCCGCAGCCGCGACCAGCGCGTGACGAGCCGGATCGAGACGGCCGCGACGCTTTCGGTCGACCGGATCATTCCGCTCGGCTTCCTGGTGGCGGACGTCGCCTCACGCGCGCTCAGGGGAACGCCCGGCGTGCGGATCGTGCTGGAGGTCGTGGATGTCGCCGACGGCGCGATCGAGGTCAGCCTCGAGGTCGACCGCGAGATCCGGCACAGCGAGCCGCCGCGGCTTTTCGTCGGGCTATTGGCCCAGATCGAGGCCGTGCAGACGCAGCAGCCTCACGGCCGGGTCCTCGGCCGCTGGCGCATCGACCACGCTTGA
- the uxuA gene encoding mannonate dehydratase, which translates to MLQSWRWYGPEDPVTLRHVRQAGAAGIVTALHHIYDGRAWSLDDVLAHKALVEKEGLTWTVCESIPVSTAIKIRDGASRAAIDAWKASLVSLGRAGIPVVCFNFMPVLDWTRTDLRFEVASTGLALRFDMVDFAAYDVFVLKRPLAEGDYPADILQAAKRRFASFRPGFAEELEFNIISGLPGGEGKHDRAGLLAEIGKYADVDAAALRANLIAFLAEIAPVAEDVGVKLSIHPDDPPFSLLGLPRVVSCASDVRALFDAVPNPANGMVICTGSYGVREDNDIVAMVEEFGPRVHFAHLRNVQREGSSGSFHESDHLDGSVDMIAVVDALLKEEAARRANGHALPQIPMRPDHGHLLIDDQHKPTNPGYSCIGRLRGLAELRGVMQALEYASWNGSRPL; encoded by the coding sequence ATGCTGCAAAGCTGGCGCTGGTACGGTCCCGAGGATCCGGTCACCCTCAGGCATGTGCGACAAGCCGGGGCGGCGGGCATCGTCACCGCGCTTCACCACATCTATGACGGCCGGGCCTGGTCGCTCGACGATGTCCTCGCCCATAAGGCCCTGGTCGAGAAGGAGGGCCTGACATGGACCGTTTGCGAGAGCATTCCCGTCTCGACCGCGATCAAGATCCGGGACGGGGCCTCCCGCGCCGCGATCGACGCCTGGAAGGCGAGCCTCGTCAGCCTGGGGCGCGCCGGCATTCCGGTCGTCTGCTTCAACTTCATGCCGGTGCTGGATTGGACGCGGACCGACCTGCGCTTTGAAGTGGCCAGCACCGGCCTCGCCCTTCGCTTCGATATGGTCGATTTCGCCGCCTATGACGTTTTCGTCCTGAAGCGTCCGCTGGCGGAGGGGGATTACCCGGCGGATATCCTGCAGGCCGCAAAACGGCGCTTCGCGTCGTTTCGGCCGGGCTTCGCGGAGGAGCTGGAGTTCAACATCATCAGCGGCCTGCCGGGCGGCGAGGGCAAGCACGATCGCGCCGGCCTGCTCGCCGAGATCGGCAAATATGCCGATGTGGACGCGGCGGCGCTGCGCGCCAATCTGATCGCGTTTCTGGCTGAGATTGCGCCTGTCGCGGAAGATGTCGGCGTCAAGCTCTCGATTCACCCGGACGACCCGCCCTTCTCGTTGCTGGGCCTGCCGCGCGTCGTCTCCTGCGCCTCGGATGTGCGTGCGTTGTTCGACGCGGTTCCGAACCCGGCGAACGGCATGGTCATCTGTACCGGCTCCTATGGCGTTCGCGAGGACAACGACATCGTCGCCATGGTCGAGGAGTTCGGCCCCCGGGTTCATTTCGCGCATCTGAGGAATGTCCAGCGCGAGGGTTCCTCCGGCTCGTTCCATGAATCCGATCATCTCGACGGCAGCGTCGACATGATCGCCGTCGTCGACGCTCTCCTGAAGGAGGAGGCGGCCCGAAGGGCGAATGGCCACGCCCTGCCGCAGATCCCGATGCGTCCGGACCACGGTCATCTGCTGATCGACGACCAGCACAAGCCGACGAATCCAGGCTACTCCTGTATCGGACGGTTGCGCGGCCTGGCCGAACTGCGCGGTGTGATGCAAGCGCTGGAATATGCCTCCTGGAATGGATCAAGGCCGCTATGA
- a CDS encoding CHASE3 domain-containing protein, translating to MSAQVRPRSRFQIPALPVVGQRFRSATTTIVAIGVVAVAILLAAWVNRQARQTADRVSHAIEIRERAERFLGRMRDAETGQRGYLLTGEADYLEPFTEGRAAAGPELDILAALVDADPIQKERIVSLRTDMAAKLAELDRTITLEQAGRRQEALALIRGEAGVAAMDRLRDTVQAIQQGENIRLMSLYRREERRRLWGSSGVVIALAGLAFAAWLQLRSRQRRSAALAISNAELERIVGERTRQLESERLRIEALLRDVNHRVGNNLAMVSALLNVQSRQTREPAVKAALAQAQARIQAIAAGQRRLRLDIETDEIDARPYMEDLLAEIGKAAEGRPIRIELEMESIRLPGRDAVSFVVIVNELVTNAIKHAFPDGIPGRIVIRFARTGNQGEPALSLSIEDDGVGMPAEAASQGLGQTVIASLLRSMRATMSSGPLDPQRSDRPGTRVTIVFPKRTSPAAQD from the coding sequence ATGTCTGCTCAGGTGAGGCCCCGCAGCCGCTTTCAGATCCCGGCCCTTCCCGTCGTCGGCCAGCGCTTCCGCTCCGCGACGACGACGATCGTCGCGATCGGCGTGGTCGCGGTCGCCATCCTTCTGGCCGCCTGGGTCAACCGGCAGGCGCGGCAGACGGCCGACCGCGTCTCCCATGCGATCGAGATCCGCGAGCGCGCCGAGCGCTTCCTCGGCCGGATGCGCGATGCCGAGACCGGCCAGCGCGGCTATCTGCTCACCGGCGAGGCGGATTATCTCGAACCGTTCACGGAAGGCCGGGCTGCGGCCGGGCCGGAGCTCGACATCCTGGCGGCACTGGTCGATGCCGATCCCATCCAGAAGGAGCGGATCGTATCCTTGCGCACGGACATGGCCGCCAAACTCGCCGAGCTCGACCGGACGATCACGCTCGAACAGGCGGGACGGCGCCAGGAGGCGCTGGCGCTGATCCGCGGCGAGGCCGGCGTCGCCGCGATGGACCGGCTGCGCGACACGGTCCAGGCGATCCAGCAGGGCGAGAACATCCGCCTGATGTCGCTCTACCGCCGGGAGGAGCGGCGGCGCCTGTGGGGCAGCTCCGGCGTCGTCATCGCCCTTGCCGGGCTCGCCTTCGCCGCCTGGCTGCAATTGCGCAGCCGCCAGCGCCGCAGCGCCGCGCTCGCGATCAGCAACGCGGAGCTCGAGCGGATCGTCGGCGAGCGCACCCGGCAGCTCGAAAGCGAGCGCCTGCGCATCGAGGCGCTGCTGCGCGACGTCAACCACCGCGTCGGCAACAACCTCGCCATGGTCTCGGCCCTGCTCAACGTCCAGAGCCGGCAGACACGGGAGCCGGCGGTGAAGGCTGCGCTGGCGCAGGCGCAGGCGCGCATCCAGGCGATCGCGGCCGGGCAGCGGCGGCTGCGCCTGGACATAGAGACCGACGAGATCGATGCCCGCCCCTATATGGAGGATCTGCTCGCCGAGATCGGCAAGGCGGCGGAGGGCCGGCCGATCCGGATCGAGCTCGAGATGGAATCGATCCGCCTGCCGGGCCGCGATGCGGTGTCCTTCGTCGTCATCGTCAACGAGCTGGTGACCAACGCGATCAAGCACGCCTTCCCCGACGGCATCCCGGGACGGATCGTCATCCGCTTCGCGCGGACCGGAAACCAGGGGGAGCCGGCGCTCTCCCTGTCGATCGAGGATGACGGCGTCGGCATGCCGGCGGAAGCCGCGAGCCAGGGCCTCGGCCAGACCGTGATCGCGAGCCTGCTGCGCAGCATGCGGGCGACGATGTCCTCCGGGCCGCTCGATCCGCAACGGAGCGATCGCCCCGGCACGCGGGTGACGATCGTGTTTCCGAAACGGACGAGCCCTGCCGCGCAGGATTAG
- a CDS encoding AI-2E family transporter: MNMLDSSAWRPFPRYRAEPEPEPVEDTEEVTPYEHDLILRYAIVGIFVILATASLALTKVVAMPVVAGVIFGLVLGPFVDWLVRQGVPQHAAAALVVLMFIGLIAGAVAILAVPVAGWSDQAPAMMAALQSKLSGVFALMDEFKRGLASITGKSAALNVSQGNPLFDIALTSSAAAGGLLVFVATIYFWLATRRHLKARVLRLCLGRGARRSAGSFFEEIEARVARYFGLVTVINLGMGALAMAIAWLAGLPFPVFWGALAFLLNYLAFIGPIIVAVLLFAGALIDAPSLPAALWPAAAYYVLHLIEGNAVTPVFVGNRLTISPFLVFIAFIFWLWLWGPVGAVLSTPILIVAMVAQEEFARYRRQKAREEAEEASASPAA, translated from the coding sequence ATGAACATGCTCGATTCGTCGGCCTGGCGGCCGTTTCCGCGCTACAGGGCGGAGCCGGAGCCGGAGCCGGTGGAAGACACCGAAGAGGTCACGCCCTATGAGCACGACCTCATCCTCCGCTACGCCATCGTCGGCATCTTCGTCATCCTGGCGACGGCGTCGCTCGCCTTGACCAAGGTCGTCGCCATGCCGGTGGTGGCGGGCGTCATCTTCGGGCTCGTGCTCGGCCCCTTCGTCGACTGGCTGGTGCGCCAGGGCGTGCCGCAACATGCGGCGGCGGCGCTCGTCGTGCTCATGTTCATCGGCCTCATCGCAGGTGCGGTCGCCATCCTCGCCGTGCCGGTCGCCGGCTGGAGCGACCAGGCGCCGGCCATGATGGCGGCGCTGCAGAGCAAGCTTTCCGGCGTCTTCGCCCTGATGGACGAGTTCAAGCGCGGCCTCGCCTCGATCACCGGCAAGAGCGCCGCGCTCAACGTCTCGCAGGGCAATCCGCTGTTCGACATCGCGCTGACCTCGTCGGCGGCGGCGGGCGGCCTGCTCGTCTTCGTCGCGACGATCTATTTCTGGCTGGCGACGCGCCGCCACCTCAAGGCGCGGGTGCTGAGGCTGTGCCTCGGCCGCGGGGCGCGCCGTTCAGCCGGCTCCTTCTTCGAGGAGATCGAGGCACGGGTCGCGCGCTATTTCGGCCTGGTGACGGTGATCAATCTCGGCATGGGCGCGCTGGCCATGGCGATCGCCTGGCTCGCCGGCCTGCCCTTCCCGGTGTTCTGGGGCGCGCTCGCCTTCCTGCTCAACTATCTCGCCTTCATCGGCCCGATCATCGTCGCGGTCCTGCTCTTCGCGGGCGCGCTGATCGACGCCCCCTCCCTGCCCGCGGCGCTGTGGCCGGCGGCGGCCTATTACGTCCTGCATCTGATCGAGGGCAACGCGGTCACGCCCGTCTTCGTCGGCAACCGGCTGACGATCTCGCCCTTCCTCGTCTTCATCGCCTTCATCTTCTGGCTCTGGCTGTGGGGGCCGGTGGGCGCAGTGCTCTCGACGCCGATCCTGATCGTCGCCATGGTGGCGCAGGAGGAATTCGCGCGCTATCGCCGCCAGAAGGCCAGGGAGGAGGCCGAGGAGGCCAGCGCCAGCCCCGCCGCCTGA
- a CDS encoding NepR family anti-sigma factor, with protein sequence MSEPDEPDDEPVLDPKVQESIGRSLKAHYDDIANAPVPDKFLVLLAQLEATELRASGVSRDECQ encoded by the coding sequence ATGAGCGAACCGGACGAGCCCGACGACGAACCGGTTCTCGATCCCAAGGTGCAGGAATCCATCGGCCGCTCGCTCAAGGCCCATTACGACGACATCGCGAATGCGCCCGTGCCGGACAAGTTCCTGGTTCTGCTGGCGCAGCTCGAGGCGACCGAGCTCAGAGCATCTGGAGTGTCGCGCGATGAGTGTCAGTAA
- a CDS encoding response regulator, with translation MVDIRVLIVEDDPFIAMDIETAVADELGDGVELIVVESVAEARRMTGQRLDCALLDINVVDGETFEVARVLQDTGTPFAFVSGSAPHDVPAPLRGARFLRKPFSTREVAAFVTSAVGLAAPKAAPG, from the coding sequence ATGGTCGACATCCGCGTACTCATCGTCGAGGACGATCCCTTCATTGCGATGGACATCGAGACGGCGGTCGCCGATGAGCTCGGCGACGGTGTCGAACTGATCGTCGTCGAATCCGTGGCGGAGGCGCGGCGGATGACCGGGCAGCGGCTCGACTGCGCCCTGCTCGACATCAATGTGGTCGATGGCGAGACCTTCGAGGTGGCGCGCGTCCTTCAGGACACCGGCACGCCTTTCGCCTTCGTTTCCGGTTCGGCTCCGCATGACGTGCCGGCCCCGCTGCGTGGGGCCCGCTTCCTGCGCAAGCCCTTCTCGACGCGCGAGGTGGCCGCCTTCGTCACGAGCGCGGTCGGCCTCGCCGCGCCCAAGGCGGCGCCGGGCTGA
- a CDS encoding sigma-70 family RNA polymerase sigma factor, with protein sequence MSVSKTAPADPTGQLAQERRTEAFKDGLIREIPNLRAFAASLSGSMQLADDLVQDTLLKAWGNSDKFEPGTSLRAWLFTILRNTYYSLYRKRGREVQDSEGTYAERMATHGNQESHLDLADFRKALAKLPEEQREVLIMVGATGLSYEEAADICGVAIGTIKSRVNRARTKLAELLSIGSVDDLGPGRTNAAAMQRAGSEPVGS encoded by the coding sequence ATGAGTGTCAGTAAGACCGCTCCCGCCGACCCAACCGGACAGCTGGCGCAGGAACGCAGGACAGAGGCGTTCAAGGACGGGCTGATCCGCGAGATTCCCAATCTGCGGGCCTTCGCCGCCTCGCTCTCGGGCTCGATGCAGCTCGCCGACGACCTGGTCCAGGACACGCTCCTGAAAGCCTGGGGCAATTCCGACAAGTTCGAGCCCGGCACCAGCCTGCGCGCCTGGCTCTTCACCATCCTGCGCAACACCTATTACTCGCTCTACCGCAAGCGCGGCCGCGAGGTGCAGGACAGCGAGGGGACCTATGCCGAGCGCATGGCGACCCATGGCAACCAGGAAAGCCATCTCGATCTCGCCGATTTCCGCAAGGCTCTGGCGAAGCTGCCGGAGGAGCAGCGCGAGGTCCTGATCATGGTCGGCGCCACGGGTTTGTCCTACGAGGAGGCTGCGGATATCTGCGGCGTGGCGATCGGCACGATCAAGAGCCGGGTCAACCGCGCCCGCACGAAACTGGCCGAGCTTCTGTCCATCGGCAGCGTCGACGATCTCGGGCCGGGCCGCACCAACGCGGCCGCGATGCAGAGAGCCGGTTCCGAACCCGTTGGCTCCTGA
- a CDS encoding response regulator encodes MTIAKEIAPHLPYLRRFARALCGSQPSGDAYVVAMLEALVADPSGFPRDLDPRIGLYRTFLKLWSSASVEPPAPVMELARAPAERNLGALTPRPRQAFLLRAVEGFAIDDVARVMDIPAADAAALIQVAGQEIAEQVATEVLIIEDEPIIALDIETMVEELGHSVTGIARTQREALALVAQKRPGLVLADIQLADGSSGLDAVNEILSSIDVPVIFITAYPERLLTGDRPEPAFLITKPFQPEAVKAAISQALFFDRRAGRKAA; translated from the coding sequence ATGACGATTGCGAAGGAAATTGCGCCTCATCTGCCCTATCTGCGCCGCTTCGCGCGCGCGCTCTGCGGCAGCCAGCCCAGCGGTGACGCTTATGTCGTCGCCATGCTGGAAGCCCTCGTCGCGGACCCTTCCGGATTCCCGCGCGACCTCGATCCCCGCATCGGCCTTTACAGGACCTTCCTGAAGCTGTGGTCCTCTGCCAGCGTCGAGCCGCCCGCCCCGGTGATGGAGCTTGCGCGCGCGCCGGCTGAGCGCAATCTCGGCGCGCTGACCCCGCGCCCGCGCCAGGCGTTCCTGCTCAGGGCGGTGGAAGGCTTCGCGATCGACGACGTCGCCAGGGTCATGGACATCCCGGCGGCGGATGCCGCGGCGCTGATCCAGGTCGCCGGGCAGGAGATCGCGGAGCAGGTCGCGACCGAGGTGCTGATCATCGAGGACGAGCCGATCATCGCGCTCGACATCGAGACGATGGTGGAGGAGCTTGGCCACAGCGTCACCGGCATCGCCCGCACCCAACGCGAGGCGCTCGCCCTCGTCGCCCAGAAGCGGCCGGGCCTCGTGCTCGCCGATATCCAGCTCGCCGATGGCAGCTCCGGGCTCGACGCCGTCAACGAGATCCTGTCGTCGATCGACGTGCCGGTGATCTTCATCACCGCCTATCCGGAGCGGCTTCTCACCGGCGACCGGCCGGAGCCGGCCTTCCTGATCACCAAGCCCTTCCAGCCCGAGGCGGTGAAGGCTGCGATCAGCCAGGCGCTGTTCTTCGACCGCCGCGCCGGACGCAAGGCGGCCTGA
- a CDS encoding DUF992 domain-containing protein codes for MSRKASRFCLAVLALAGLIGMHEPAAAQAAGPPAGRLSCTVGTGFAAITRAQRPTECRFRPRRGPLQHYTGVVRGFSLDLGAVRTASMVWRVYGPYARAPLGALSGQYRSGNANAPSTAGNALSGVRGNKVTLLPLPLQGSGNINVAFGVTALDLDLVPPGRRR; via the coding sequence ATGAGCCGCAAGGCGTCCCGGTTCTGCCTAGCCGTCCTTGCCCTCGCCGGCCTCATCGGAATGCACGAGCCCGCCGCGGCGCAGGCCGCCGGCCCGCCGGCTGGGCGCCTGTCATGCACGGTGGGCACGGGCTTCGCCGCGATCACCCGCGCGCAGCGCCCGACCGAGTGCCGCTTCCGGCCGCGCCGCGGCCCGCTGCAGCACTATACCGGGGTCGTCCGCGGCTTCAGCCTCGATCTCGGCGCCGTCCGGACCGCAAGCATGGTCTGGCGCGTCTACGGCCCCTATGCGCGCGCGCCCCTGGGTGCGCTGAGCGGCCAGTACAGGAGCGGCAACGCCAACGCCCCCTCGACCGCCGGCAACGCGCTCTCCGGCGTCCGGGGCAACAAGGTGACCCTGCTGCCGCTGCCGCTCCAGGGCAGCGGCAACATCAACGTCGCCTTCGGCGTCACCGCCCTCGATCTCGACCTCGTTCCGCCCGGGCGCCGGCGCTGA
- a CDS encoding Gfo/Idh/MocA family oxidoreductase, giving the protein MSTSRKLNVAIIGCGWVSDWHLRDGLAHLPEQFAVLACCDPDPGKRQDFARRYGVPRAVGEIGEVLAIEDVDVVTICTPPSSHYGLIVQALAAGKSVVCEKPLTSSLELVDRIIEAQARSPGRVMPIFQNRFGSGVARARHIIQSGLAGRPYLATVETAKLRGSDYYAVPWRGKFATELGGVLLTQAIHNHDLLVWLLGPVAAVSAYTTTLVNPVETEDCAAASLVMRNGSLATLAATQGSVRELARFRLCFEHVVIERTAYDASSARPGDEPWHFIPANDRIGREIDALVAGMPATSSGFVRQYELFHEALINGTDLPVTLEDARRSLELITALYDSAEHGRPVTLPIDGAHPRYGGWLPSSAAADHRICR; this is encoded by the coding sequence ATGAGCACGTCGCGGAAGCTCAACGTTGCGATCATAGGCTGTGGATGGGTGTCCGACTGGCATCTCCGCGACGGCCTCGCGCATTTGCCGGAGCAGTTCGCGGTTCTCGCCTGCTGCGACCCCGATCCCGGCAAGCGGCAGGATTTCGCCCGCAGATATGGCGTGCCGCGCGCCGTCGGCGAGATCGGCGAGGTTCTCGCCATTGAGGACGTCGATGTCGTCACGATCTGCACGCCGCCATCCAGTCATTATGGCCTGATCGTCCAGGCCCTGGCCGCCGGGAAATCGGTCGTCTGTGAAAAGCCGCTGACGAGCTCGCTCGAACTCGTGGACCGGATCATCGAGGCGCAGGCCCGCTCGCCGGGGCGCGTCATGCCCATCTTCCAGAACCGGTTCGGCAGCGGCGTCGCCAGGGCGCGGCACATCATCCAGTCGGGGCTGGCGGGGCGCCCTTATCTTGCGACCGTCGAAACCGCCAAGCTGCGCGGCAGCGATTACTACGCCGTCCCCTGGCGCGGGAAATTCGCCACCGAGCTGGGCGGCGTCCTGCTCACGCAGGCCATTCACAACCATGACCTCCTGGTCTGGCTGCTGGGACCCGTCGCCGCGGTGAGCGCCTATACGACCACGCTGGTCAACCCGGTCGAGACGGAGGATTGCGCGGCGGCGAGCCTCGTCATGCGGAACGGATCGCTTGCGACCCTGGCCGCGACGCAAGGCTCGGTTCGCGAGCTCGCCCGTTTCAGATTGTGCTTCGAGCACGTCGTCATCGAACGGACCGCCTACGACGCCTCTTCCGCCAGGCCGGGCGACGAGCCCTGGCACTTTATCCCGGCAAACGACAGGATCGGGCGCGAGATCGACGCGCTCGTGGCCGGGATGCCGGCGACGAGCAGCGGCTTCGTCAGGCAGTACGAGCTATTCCACGAAGCCCTGATCAACGGGACCGACCTGCCGGTCACGCTCGAGGATGCGCGCCGTTCCCTGGAGCTGATCACCGCCCTGTATGATTCCGCCGAGCATGGTCGCCCGGTGACGCTGCCCATCGACGGGGCGCATCCGCGCTATGGCGGCTGGTTGCCGTCTTCCGCGGCGGCGGATCACCGCATCTGCCGGTAG